Proteins found in one Misgurnus anguillicaudatus chromosome 3, ASM2758022v2, whole genome shotgun sequence genomic segment:
- the ildr1a gene encoding immunoglobulin-like domain-containing receptor 1a isoform X2: MTPRVMVVLLLSFFSSVLSIQVTLSDTSRSTLLFTTVTLRCDYSTSAQQQNVMVTWKFKSFCKDPVLDYYSTAYQAALQMGQDPADDCTDSQRTVRTVAQKLGSNEAVLGVEYRDRKIYMQNKADLVIQEVMWWDNGMYVCSVEAPGDTIGDSDKEMKLIVYNWLTVLLIILGALMLILLLCICCCQCCPQKCCCYVRCPCCPQTCCCPEKAVMQHRLMKEAQKAMTPWLNGQPVYAPMSNHSSSYQMNPMLYAGSGKGSMTPVPLPHPQMAPMHVNMPPPSFHGNGSVHGTNQMLDHLESQMRGMNVNSPLLQPQPAIPLQNMPPQHMPPPPQHMPQHVPFSAGPPSMLSALDDGPASHRYPSGTRRGRSSGSSTYSASRRDDRRNPRPGIPRSHSHEDVLDARSQSGAYRPRSRSRDNLFDDNRRGPPKRDDSWSSANDEDSRRGGARGGGWLDHPPSYSEYEPGKKPTKRPERFSDKSSRSGTSVVI, encoded by the exons ATGACGCCGCGGGTGATGGTCGTGTTGCTGTTGAGTTTCTTCAGCTCag TTCTGTCTATTCAGGTGACACTCTCAGATACTTCAAGAAGCACACTTCTTTTTACTACGGTCACGTTACGGTGTGACTACTCCACATCAGCCCAGCAGCAGAATGTCATGGTCACCTGGAAATTTAAGTCCTTCTGTAAAGATCCTGTTCTGGACTATTACTCCA CAGCGTATCAGGCCGCCCTTCAGATGGGTCAAGACCCTGCAGACGATTGTACGGACTCGCAGCGCACCGTCCGAACCGTAGCTCAGAAACTAGGATCCAATGAGGCTGTGCTGGGTGTGGAGTACCGGGATCGTAAAATCTACATGCAGAACA AGGCAGATCTGGTCATCCAAGAGGTGATGTGGTGGGATAATGGGATGTATGTCTGCTCTGTGGAAGCACCTGGAGACACAATTGGAGATTCAGACAAGGAGATGAAACTTATTGTGTACA ACTGGCTGACGGTTCTCCTGATCATCTTAGGAGCTCTGATGCTCATCCTTCTGTTGTGCATCTGCTGCTGTCAGTGTTGTCCACAGAAATGTTGCTGTTACGTCCGCTGCCCGTGCTGCCCGCAAACCTGCTGCTGCCCTGAGAAAG CGGTAATGCAGCACAGATTGATGAAAGAGGCTCAGAAAGCCATGACTCCCTGGTTGAACGGCCAGCCGGTCTACGCACCGATGAGCAACCACAGCTCCTCCTACCAGATGAACCCGATGCTTTACGCAG GATCAGGGAAGGGCTCCATGACACCGGTTCCTCTTCCCCATCCACAAATGGCACCCATGCACGTTAACATGCCACCCCCAAGCTTTCACGGCAATGGCAGCGTTCACGGGACCAACCAGATGCTGGACCATCTGGAGAGTCAGATGCGAGGTATGAACGTCAACAGCCCGCTTCTGCAGCCGCAGCCCGCCATCCCGCTGCAGAACATGCCTCCCCAACACATGCCGCCGCCTCCTCAACACATGCCGCAGCACGTGCCCTTTTCCGCCGGCCCTCCCAGCATGCTCTCTGCCTTGGATGACGGCCCAGCCTCGCACAGATATCCGTCCGGTACGCGTAGAGGACGCTCTAGCGGCTCGTCTACCTACAGCGCCTCGCGACGAGATGACCGCCGCAATCCTCGTCCAGGTATCCCACGGAGCCACAGTCACGAAGACGTTCTGGACGCCAGAAGCCAATCCGGAGCCTATCGTCCTCGATCGCGATCCAGGGACAATCTCTTTGACGACAACCGCAGAGGGCCGCCTAAGCGAGACGATTCGTGGAGCTCGGCCAATGACGAGGATAGCCGACGTGGAGGGGCACGAGGAGGAGGGTGGTTGGATCATCCTCCGAGTTACAGTGAATACGAACCAGGAAAGAAGCCGACAAAGCGCCCAGAACGCTTCTCC GACAAAAGCTCACGCAGTGGCACCAGCGTAGTCATCTGA
- the ildr1a gene encoding immunoglobulin-like domain-containing receptor 1a isoform X1, producing MTPRVMVVLLLSFFSSAVLSIQVTLSDTSRSTLLFTTVTLRCDYSTSAQQQNVMVTWKFKSFCKDPVLDYYSTAYQAALQMGQDPADDCTDSQRTVRTVAQKLGSNEAVLGVEYRDRKIYMQNKADLVIQEVMWWDNGMYVCSVEAPGDTIGDSDKEMKLIVYNWLTVLLIILGALMLILLLCICCCQCCPQKCCCYVRCPCCPQTCCCPEKAVMQHRLMKEAQKAMTPWLNGQPVYAPMSNHSSSYQMNPMLYAGSGKGSMTPVPLPHPQMAPMHVNMPPPSFHGNGSVHGTNQMLDHLESQMRGMNVNSPLLQPQPAIPLQNMPPQHMPPPPQHMPQHVPFSAGPPSMLSALDDGPASHRYPSGTRRGRSSGSSTYSASRRDDRRNPRPGIPRSHSHEDVLDARSQSGAYRPRSRSRDNLFDDNRRGPPKRDDSWSSANDEDSRRGGARGGGWLDHPPSYSEYEPGKKPTKRPERFSDKSSRSGTSVVI from the exons ATGACGCCGCGGGTGATGGTCGTGTTGCTGTTGAGTTTCTTCAGCTCag CAGTTCTGTCTATTCAGGTGACACTCTCAGATACTTCAAGAAGCACACTTCTTTTTACTACGGTCACGTTACGGTGTGACTACTCCACATCAGCCCAGCAGCAGAATGTCATGGTCACCTGGAAATTTAAGTCCTTCTGTAAAGATCCTGTTCTGGACTATTACTCCA CAGCGTATCAGGCCGCCCTTCAGATGGGTCAAGACCCTGCAGACGATTGTACGGACTCGCAGCGCACCGTCCGAACCGTAGCTCAGAAACTAGGATCCAATGAGGCTGTGCTGGGTGTGGAGTACCGGGATCGTAAAATCTACATGCAGAACA AGGCAGATCTGGTCATCCAAGAGGTGATGTGGTGGGATAATGGGATGTATGTCTGCTCTGTGGAAGCACCTGGAGACACAATTGGAGATTCAGACAAGGAGATGAAACTTATTGTGTACA ACTGGCTGACGGTTCTCCTGATCATCTTAGGAGCTCTGATGCTCATCCTTCTGTTGTGCATCTGCTGCTGTCAGTGTTGTCCACAGAAATGTTGCTGTTACGTCCGCTGCCCGTGCTGCCCGCAAACCTGCTGCTGCCCTGAGAAAG CGGTAATGCAGCACAGATTGATGAAAGAGGCTCAGAAAGCCATGACTCCCTGGTTGAACGGCCAGCCGGTCTACGCACCGATGAGCAACCACAGCTCCTCCTACCAGATGAACCCGATGCTTTACGCAG GATCAGGGAAGGGCTCCATGACACCGGTTCCTCTTCCCCATCCACAAATGGCACCCATGCACGTTAACATGCCACCCCCAAGCTTTCACGGCAATGGCAGCGTTCACGGGACCAACCAGATGCTGGACCATCTGGAGAGTCAGATGCGAGGTATGAACGTCAACAGCCCGCTTCTGCAGCCGCAGCCCGCCATCCCGCTGCAGAACATGCCTCCCCAACACATGCCGCCGCCTCCTCAACACATGCCGCAGCACGTGCCCTTTTCCGCCGGCCCTCCCAGCATGCTCTCTGCCTTGGATGACGGCCCAGCCTCGCACAGATATCCGTCCGGTACGCGTAGAGGACGCTCTAGCGGCTCGTCTACCTACAGCGCCTCGCGACGAGATGACCGCCGCAATCCTCGTCCAGGTATCCCACGGAGCCACAGTCACGAAGACGTTCTGGACGCCAGAAGCCAATCCGGAGCCTATCGTCCTCGATCGCGATCCAGGGACAATCTCTTTGACGACAACCGCAGAGGGCCGCCTAAGCGAGACGATTCGTGGAGCTCGGCCAATGACGAGGATAGCCGACGTGGAGGGGCACGAGGAGGAGGGTGGTTGGATCATCCTCCGAGTTACAGTGAATACGAACCAGGAAAGAAGCCGACAAAGCGCCCAGAACGCTTCTCC GACAAAAGCTCACGCAGTGGCACCAGCGTAGTCATCTGA
- the tmem39a gene encoding transmembrane protein 39A isoform X1 — protein MPGGRRGPSRQQLSRSALPSPQTLVGGGLSNGTNLRCRSINSVGLSAPPITALITPEPVRHSRIPNLPLDSNLLFESLLFLYLLVALFVQYINIYRTVWWSTYTHHSASASLNHLAIFITVMLARRLVWTIISEASQTSPSSFVQYVVLIAARLILLTLCGWVLCWTLLNLFKSYSVLNLLFLGYPFGVYVPLCCFHQEGRAQATPTDCSYSEQDGTLRPKDFLTLLRENLREQFTSPAHSPTHTCPPSPELIRSEVEELKTDFNRRIKEVLFNSLFSAYYVAFLPLCFVNSTQYYDMRWSCEHLIMVWINAFVMLMCQLLPPSYCDLLHRSAAHLGRWQRLEPGSYSNTPQHIWSDSTIWPQGVLVRHSRCLYKAVGPHNVAFPSDVSHARFYFLFHKPLRILNLLIGIESSVVLYQLYSLLRSERWNHTLSLGLVLVCNYYVLFKLLRDRIVLGKAYSYPLGGAGLGIKSQ, from the exons ATGCCTGGTGGCCGCAGGGGTCCGAGTAGACAGCAGTTGAGTCGCTCAGCATTGCCGTCCCCGCAGACGCTGGTGGGCGGCGGCCTCAGCAATGGGACGAACCTCAGGTGCAG GAGCATTAATTCAGTGGGTCTGTCGGCTCCGCCCATCACAGCCCTCATCACTCCAGAACCCGTCCGCCATTCCCGAATTCCCAATCTTCCTCTGGACAGTAACCTGCTGTTTGAGTCTCTGCTCTTTCTTTACCTGCTGGTGGCGCTGTTCGTTCAGTACATCAACATCTACAGGACGGTGTGGTGGTCCACATACACCCACCACTCAGCTTCTGCATCGCTG AATCATCTGGCCATCTTTATCACCGTGATGTTGGCCAGAAGACTGGTGTGGACAATCATCTCCGAG GCATCTCAGACGAGTCCCTCATCTTTTGTGCAGTATGTGGTTCTGATAGCGGCCCGTCTGATCCTCCTGACGCTGTGTGGCTGGGTTTTGTGCTGGACTCTTCTCAACCTCTTCAAGAGTTACTCCGTTCTTAACTTGCTCTTCCTGGGCTATCC GTTCGGAGTGTACGTGCCGTTATGCTGCTTCCATCAAGAGGGTCGAGCTCAAGCCACCCCGACAGACTGCAGCTACTCGGAGCAGGACGGGACCCTCCGCCCCAAAGACTTTCTTACCCTACTGCGGGAAAACCTTCGAGAGCAGTTCACTAGTCCCGCCCACAGCCCGACCCACACCTGCCCTCCATCACCTGAGCTCATCCGCAGCGAAGTCGAAGAGCTTAAGACCGACTTTAACCGGCGGATTAAAGAAGTGCTCTTCAACTCGCTCTTCAGCGCTTACTACGTGGCCTTTCTACCACTGTGCTTTGTCAAT AGTACGCAGTATTACGACATGCGCTGGTCGTGCGAGCATCTGATCATGGTGTGGATCAATGCGTTTGTTATGCTGATGTGTCAGCTGCTTCCTCCCAGTTACTGCGACCTCCTGCATCGCTCGGCCGCGCATCTGGGCCGCTGGCAGAGACTGGAACCTGGTTCCTATAGCAACACCCCACAGCACAT ATGGTCTGACAGCACCATCTGGCCGCAGGGTGTTCTTGTGCGACACAGCAGATGTCTTTATAAGGCCGTCGGGCCGCACAATGTGGCGTTCCCCTCAGATGTCTCGCATGCCAGATTTTAT TTTCTCTTCCACAAGCCCCTGAGGATTTTAAATCTTCTGATCGGGATCGAGTCGAGCGTGGTGCTGTATCAGCTGTACTCGCTGCTGCGGTCCGAGCGCTGGAACCACACGCTCTCGCTGGGACTCGTTCTTGTCTGCAACTACTACGTCCTCTTCAAGCTGTTGCGTGATCGTATCGTGCTGGGTAAGGCGTACTCGTACCCGCTTGGCGGTGCCGGCTTGGGAATTAAATCGCAGTGA
- the tmem39a gene encoding transmembrane protein 39A isoform X2: MPGGRRGPSRQQLSRSALPSPQTLVGGGLSNGTNLRSINSVGLSAPPITALITPEPVRHSRIPNLPLDSNLLFESLLFLYLLVALFVQYINIYRTVWWSTYTHHSASASLNHLAIFITVMLARRLVWTIISEASQTSPSSFVQYVVLIAARLILLTLCGWVLCWTLLNLFKSYSVLNLLFLGYPFGVYVPLCCFHQEGRAQATPTDCSYSEQDGTLRPKDFLTLLRENLREQFTSPAHSPTHTCPPSPELIRSEVEELKTDFNRRIKEVLFNSLFSAYYVAFLPLCFVNSTQYYDMRWSCEHLIMVWINAFVMLMCQLLPPSYCDLLHRSAAHLGRWQRLEPGSYSNTPQHIWSDSTIWPQGVLVRHSRCLYKAVGPHNVAFPSDVSHARFYFLFHKPLRILNLLIGIESSVVLYQLYSLLRSERWNHTLSLGLVLVCNYYVLFKLLRDRIVLGKAYSYPLGGAGLGIKSQ; encoded by the exons ATGCCTGGTGGCCGCAGGGGTCCGAGTAGACAGCAGTTGAGTCGCTCAGCATTGCCGTCCCCGCAGACGCTGGTGGGCGGCGGCCTCAGCAATGGGACGAACCTCAG GAGCATTAATTCAGTGGGTCTGTCGGCTCCGCCCATCACAGCCCTCATCACTCCAGAACCCGTCCGCCATTCCCGAATTCCCAATCTTCCTCTGGACAGTAACCTGCTGTTTGAGTCTCTGCTCTTTCTTTACCTGCTGGTGGCGCTGTTCGTTCAGTACATCAACATCTACAGGACGGTGTGGTGGTCCACATACACCCACCACTCAGCTTCTGCATCGCTG AATCATCTGGCCATCTTTATCACCGTGATGTTGGCCAGAAGACTGGTGTGGACAATCATCTCCGAG GCATCTCAGACGAGTCCCTCATCTTTTGTGCAGTATGTGGTTCTGATAGCGGCCCGTCTGATCCTCCTGACGCTGTGTGGCTGGGTTTTGTGCTGGACTCTTCTCAACCTCTTCAAGAGTTACTCCGTTCTTAACTTGCTCTTCCTGGGCTATCC GTTCGGAGTGTACGTGCCGTTATGCTGCTTCCATCAAGAGGGTCGAGCTCAAGCCACCCCGACAGACTGCAGCTACTCGGAGCAGGACGGGACCCTCCGCCCCAAAGACTTTCTTACCCTACTGCGGGAAAACCTTCGAGAGCAGTTCACTAGTCCCGCCCACAGCCCGACCCACACCTGCCCTCCATCACCTGAGCTCATCCGCAGCGAAGTCGAAGAGCTTAAGACCGACTTTAACCGGCGGATTAAAGAAGTGCTCTTCAACTCGCTCTTCAGCGCTTACTACGTGGCCTTTCTACCACTGTGCTTTGTCAAT AGTACGCAGTATTACGACATGCGCTGGTCGTGCGAGCATCTGATCATGGTGTGGATCAATGCGTTTGTTATGCTGATGTGTCAGCTGCTTCCTCCCAGTTACTGCGACCTCCTGCATCGCTCGGCCGCGCATCTGGGCCGCTGGCAGAGACTGGAACCTGGTTCCTATAGCAACACCCCACAGCACAT ATGGTCTGACAGCACCATCTGGCCGCAGGGTGTTCTTGTGCGACACAGCAGATGTCTTTATAAGGCCGTCGGGCCGCACAATGTGGCGTTCCCCTCAGATGTCTCGCATGCCAGATTTTAT TTTCTCTTCCACAAGCCCCTGAGGATTTTAAATCTTCTGATCGGGATCGAGTCGAGCGTGGTGCTGTATCAGCTGTACTCGCTGCTGCGGTCCGAGCGCTGGAACCACACGCTCTCGCTGGGACTCGTTCTTGTCTGCAACTACTACGTCCTCTTCAAGCTGTTGCGTGATCGTATCGTGCTGGGTAAGGCGTACTCGTACCCGCTTGGCGGTGCCGGCTTGGGAATTAAATCGCAGTGA
- the LOC129445182 gene encoding serine protease 23: protein MASSLPPVLLSLLLRVTLGSPQKPLWPLQRVPVVWPQQTQDLAPPRFLHHAQLQVTSSCGPECHKRAPTASYWDLRRFLSYETLHSSGQLTETDVGIYGFDANAFKTPAGQSRAKRQIFGHDSRFSIVGHDFLLNYPFSAAVKVSTGCSGTLVGDRHVLTAAHCVHDGKNYVKGAQRLRVGFLKPQHKDASGRNGTNSRAKTKFQWIRVKRTHVPKGWIKGTANDIGMDYDYSLLELKKAHKRRHMKLGISPSAKRLPGKRVQFSGFDNDRPGHLVYRFCEARDETYDLLYQRCDAQPGASGSGVYVRMWNARRRRWERKVIGIFSGHQWVDLRGAPQEFNVAVRITPLKYAQICYWIKGNYVDCREG, encoded by the coding sequence ATGGCCTCTTCACTTCCACCCGTTCTGTTGTCCCTTCTGCTGCGTGTAACACTGGGCTCGCCCCAAAAACCCCTGTGGCCCCTACAGCGCGTGCCCGTGGTATGGCCCCAGCAGACCCAGGACCTCGCGCCTCCTCGCTTCCTGCACCATGCTCAGCTGCAGGTGACCTCGTCCTGCGGTCCCGAGTGCCACAAGCGAGCCCCCACGGCCAGCTACTGGGACCTGCGGCGCTTCTTATCCTATGAAACGCTGCATTCCAGCGGTCAGTTGACCGAGACCGACGTGGGCATTTACGGATTTGACGCAAACGCCTTTAAGACTCCTGCCGGTCAATCTCGTGCTAAACGTCAGATATTTGGCCACGACAGTCGCTTCAGTATAGTCGGGCATGACTTCCTGTTGAATTATCCTTTCTCTGCGGCAGTAAAGGTGTCAACCGGCTGCTCTGGTACGCTAGTGGGCGATCGGCACGTCCTCACGGCGGCGCACTGCGTTCACGACGGCAAGAATTATGTGAAAGGTGCCCAAAGGTTGAGAGTGGGTTTCCTTAAACCGCAGCATAAAGATGCATCGGGGAGAAACGGCACAAACAGCAGAGCAAAGACGAAGTTTCAGTGGATCAGAGTAAAGCGCACACACGTACCAAAGGGATGGATTAAGGGTACGGCCAATGACATCGGCATGGATTATGACTATTCCCTACTTGAGCTCAAGAAGGCCCACAAACGCAGGCACATGAAACTGGGCATCAGTCCCTCGGCCAAGCGGCTACCTGGAAAACGAGTGCAGTTTTCTGGTTTCGACAACGACCGTCCAGGCCACCTGGTTTACCGCTTCTGTGAGGCCAGAGACGAAACCTACGACCTGCTGTACCAACGCTGCGACGCTCAGCCGGGCGCCAGTGGCTCCGGAGTTTACGTGCGCATGTGGAACGCCAGGCGGCGCCGTTGGGAGCGTAAAGTCATCGGGATTTTCTCCGGGCACCAGTGGGTGGATCTGAGAGGTGCTCCTCAAGAGTTCAACGTGGCGGTGCGCATCACTCCTCTTAAATACGCTCAGATCTGCTACTGGATCAAGGGAAACTACGTAGACTGCAGAGAAGGATGA